The nucleotide sequence CGGCCCCGGCATCCGCCGCTTCCCTAGCTTTATCACCTTTGGCAAAAACGGCCACCGTTTGCGTTTTGCCGATGCCACTAGGCAAAACTACGCTTCCCCGCACCATCTGTTCCGCGTGGCGAGGGTCAACACCCAACTTAGCCGATAATTCGACAGATTCGTCGAATTTGACCTTGGTAGCACCTTCTTTGAGAAAAGCCAGAGCTTCATCGAGAGGATATAGCTTATCTCGATCCAGCTTCTCCTCGGCACCATTGTAACGCTTTCCATGTTTAGCCATATTGGCCTCCTGTTTCGTGGTTCGCGCGGCGCCTTCCGGCCACGCGGCCGGACGCCTCCCACAACTGCTTGTCTAACCTTCAACCATAATGCCCATACTTCGGGCAGTACCCTCAATAATACGCATCGCCATTTCGACATCGCTCGCGTTTAGATCCTCTTTCTTTGTTTCCGCAATTTCCTTGACCTGGTCACGAGTGACCGAGCCAACAGACTCTCTGCCCGAGAGTCCGCTTCCCTTCGCGAGACCAGCAGCCTGTTTTAGCAGGGCTGATGCGGGCGGGCTCTTCATAATAAAGGTGAAGCTCTTATCCTTATATACGGAAAGAACGACGGGAATAATCGTTCCCTCCCGGCCCTGAGTCTGTGCATTAAAAGCTTTGCAAAACTCCATAATATTCACCCCTTGCTGACCTAGCGCGGGGCCGACTGGAGGGGCGGGATTCGCCTGGCCAGCCGGAATCTGAAGTTTTACAGTGGCTTCAACTTCTTTTGTCTTTTGGGCCATCTCTTCTCACTTTACTTTTTGAAAAATAAAAGCATCCCCTGTGGGACTTGCACTTCGTTATCAGACTTTCTCGACCTGGAGCATTTCGAGCTCGACCGGAGTGGTCCTCCCGAAGATGCTCACCATAACCTTGACCTTTCCTCGGTCTGGATGAACTTCGTCGATAACACCCGTGAAGTTAACAAAAGGACCGTCAACAACACGGATATTTTCACCCTTCTCGAACTCGACCTTGTGGGCAGGCTTCTCTGCCTCACCTTTCATTTGTTTGACAACGTTTTGGACTTCGGCATCGCTCAGTGCTGAAGGAGATGTTCCCCCCAGAAATCCGGTAACCTTCGGGGTATTCTTGACCAAGTACCAGGACTGCTCATCACAATCCATCTCGATAAGAATGTAGCCTGGGAAGAATTTTCGATTACTAGTGCGCCGCTTCCCACCCTTCATCTCTACAACTTGCTCGGTTGGAACAACAATTTCGCCCAATTGTTCCTCAATCCCCGAAATGCGGAACTGTTCCATGATATTCAGCCGCACCTTGTTCTCAAATCCTGAATAGGTGTGAACCACGTACCACTCTTTAGCCACGCCAGAATCTCCGCTCAAGTAGCCAGGCTCAGGACATAGTCGATAACACGAGTAAGCGCCAAATCAACTAAACCTAAGTACAGGGCGATAAAAAACACAAACACCAATGCTACAACTGTCTGAACAG is from Nitrospinaceae bacterium and encodes:
- the rplK gene encoding 50S ribosomal protein L11; this encodes MAQKTKEVEATVKLQIPAGQANPAPPVGPALGQQGVNIMEFCKAFNAQTQGREGTIIPVVLSVYKDKSFTFIMKSPPASALLKQAAGLAKGSGLSGRESVGSVTRDQVKEIAETKKEDLNASDVEMAMRIIEGTARSMGIMVEG
- the nusG gene encoding transcription termination/antitermination protein NusG codes for the protein MAKEWYVVHTYSGFENKVRLNIMEQFRISGIEEQLGEIVVPTEQVVEMKGGKRRTSNRKFFPGYILIEMDCDEQSWYLVKNTPKVTGFLGGTSPSALSDAEVQNVVKQMKGEAEKPAHKVEFEKGENIRVVDGPFVNFTGVIDEVHPDRGKVKVMVSIFGRTTPVELEMLQVEKV
- the secE gene encoding preprotein translocase subunit SecE; amino-acid sequence: MNVMNWWSQARSFLMDVQTEAKRVTWPPWKQTAVQTVVALVFVFFIALYLGLVDLALTRVIDYVLSLAT